Within Cellulophaga sp. L1A9, the genomic segment GTTGCAGACATCGTAAAAGGAAATATTAATTTCCAGTTCTCTGCTTTTTTAGATGGATTAGGCTGTAAAAAATCTTTTGGTGCTAACTTTGGCAATTGATCCGCAATGATTTCTTTTGCCTTTTTTCCTTCCGGATTGTTTGGGTAATTTAAGGCAACATAATTTAAAGCCTCTTCAAAAGCGTCAAATCCTTGAATTCTACCTATAGCATTTGCCTTTAACATCTCTAACTTAGGAACAATAGGATCACCAGTAAATTTAGTAATATTCTCTTGTGTTCCGGTAATTACTTGTAAATATTCTTGATTTGTATATTTCTTATACAATTCTGCATATTTAGCATCAGGGCTATCTACGTCACCTTCTAAAACAGCATTTGGATTTAATAAAATCTCTGCATACCTAGAATCTGAATGATTGGCAATAATGTTTTCTTTCATCTGTGCTGTAAGTGGACTACCAGATTCCTCGTATATTTTGTATAAATTGTATTTAGAAGGCAGTATCAAACGTTCTTCAGGATTAGATTTTAATACTGTTTCTAATTTACCCGCAGCTAATAGATTTTCTTTAAACTTCTCTTTATAAATTAACCCTAATTGATAGTTTGCTAAATTTCTTTCCGTTTTTAAGCTATCAATGATGGTAACTTCAGTAGGGATTTGATCCATATAAAAATCAATGGAATATTTTTGGTCTTCTGTAAGGCCTGTAGGGTTATTGGCGGTATTATCTGCAATTAACTCATCTTCGGCAATATTCGTTCTTGCTTTATCTGTCCAACGCCAATTATCTTCTAATTTACGATCGCCCCAACGGGTTCTAAAATCAGTTTTACCGTAACCTAAGCTTGTGATGTTATAAAAATAGAATTTGCCTTTATTTTGCTTGCCGGCCTTAGTTTCTGCAAAAGCACTAATGCCTCTAGTTTGGCGTTCAACTTCTTTCTTAGCTGCTAAAGAATCTTTCTCTTTTAAGTTTTTTATATACGCTCCAAAATAAGCAAATTGCTTTTCTTTTGGCATGCTGTATATGGTAATAACACTATCTGCATATTGTACCACATCTTCATAAAGAATAACATCTTCTAAGTTATCTAGCTTTTTCTTTATAGCACGGAATTTTTTTGTGTTTTCTGGTAAGTTTACAAGGGTACTGTCATAATAAGCACCAGCAATTTTGTAATCGTTTCTGTCAAAATTATATTCTCCTAAATTTTCATAATTCAGTGCATTCAGCTGTGGTTTGTTTTGTGTAGCTCTTAAGGATTTATTAAAATAGACTAAAGCCAAACTATCGGATTCATTTTCTAAATGAAATTCTGCTACCTGACGGAATATTTTATCAAGATAAGGTCTGTTTTCACGATCTTCCTCTAAATCTGTTAAATACTCGTAGATCTCTAAGTTGTTTTCTGGAGTAAGTTTGGTGTTCCTAATTTTTTGCAGATGTGCATTAATCATATACTCCCGTGGAGATTTACGATTAAGGTGTATAATTTTATCAAAAGCGTAATTGGCACTGTCTTTATATCCTAATTGATTGTAAAGTTGTCCAATGATATAGTAGTAACGTCCTTTTTCAGGATTTTTTTTAGTGTATGCGGAAGCGATTTTTAAATTTAGAATGGCAGTATCAATTTTACTTAAGTTGATATATGCTTGCGCCATCATCGCTTTGGCATCTGCGTACTCTTGATCTTCGAGTACTTCAAACTTAAATAGTCTTTTTAAATTTTTTAAGGCCAATTCATCATTTTCTAAACGGATATTAACCTTTTCGCGCCAAATTGATGCTTCGTTTAGCTTGTCACTTTTTGGATATTTTCTTAAAATGTAATTGAACGCTTCAAGTGCAGGCAAAAAACGTTGCTCAAAATAACGGGTTTTTCCAAGTAGGAGAAAAGCTTCATCAGTTTGCGGATTGCGTTCTGTGTACTTAATTTCCATACTGTGTTTTTGTATGGCTTTTGTTGCTTTTTCTTCTGCAATTTCAAATTTAGGATTCTTATTTTCTGAATCTAAAATAATTTCTTCGCGAATAGTAATGCGTTCTATTGGTAAGACCTCCCAGTAATTATCTTGATAGGAGGCATTGAGTTCTTCTCTACCTTCTTCAAAAGCAATATTACCATTGTACAAAACATTGTACTTGGTATTTAATGCGTGCCAATTACGGTTTACAAAAGCATCTTTCTTCGTGGAACATGCATTAAACAGCAGGCCTCCAAAAACAAGAGCAGCAATAAGTTTAAACTGAAGCTTCAATATTCTAAGTTTATCTAACTACTAAACTTAAAAAGAAGCTTATTATTATGTAGTTCATCGATAAAAAGCCCTTTATTTTTTAATAGATAGAAATGAATCACCTCAAAAATATCGAATTATACAAACTAATCGGTTTGTATTTTAAAATTTACAGTGTAAAAAGGAGTAATTATTTGACCTTTAAACGATAATTTTAGGTGTAAAATCGACAGATAAAAGAATAGACTATATTCTTTATAAATAGAAAACCAACCAAGTAGTTTTTTTCGATATTTATATGATTTTTCGATGAACGGTCGTCAATATGTTAAAGGAAAGTCGCTAAGTAATCAGTGAAAACTTTAATTTTTAATTATTTTTTGCTTTTGAAGAGAGCGTTTTAGCATTCTAACTTGAGCATAAAGCATATCGTGATTTACCTCAAAATTTTTGTCGTTATTCATTTTAGAAAGAATATAGCTCTTGCAAAAATCTTCTACAGAGGCGGTAGATTTTTTAAATTTCTCTACAGCATCATTTACATCTATAGCAGGGTGTAGGTCTACCGTGGAGAAACTAAGTAGGGTTTGGTTAATCTCACTAGAGATAAACTTCATAAATGCCACGAAGTCAGTACTCAGAGATTTAATTTTTTGTTTGGGTTTTGGCATTCTTGTTGGTTAAGTAAAAATTGAGTATCAATAATACTCCCACCAAAAGTAAGATAAAAATTTTATAATTCCATCCATTAAATACAGTTTTACGTAGATTAAATACCATAAGTAACAATTGATAGCCATTAATTACTGTGGGAAATAAGAAAATAAACCTGTAAGATTTACCTTTAGAAAACTCTAAAACTAGAAACCACGCTATAAAAGAGCTGAGTTGCATACCGACTAAAGCTAAAAAAATACGATATGATGAATAGCCTAGGAACAATCCATTGGAATCAGAAAAAAAATTAACAATTCCTAAGTTTGGTACCCAACTTTTTAGTTCACCAGTATCAGATATTAATAAATCATGTATAAATGGTAGCAATGAGCACAAGATTATGCCCATTGCAAACCAAATATTTGATTTATTTTTAAACGTCGATTTCTTTAACTTCTCCTTTTCCAAGTGATTGTTGTTCATATACATTGTTTTCGCTATTCTCATTAGTATCGTTTGTACATGATGCCAATGATAACGTTACAATGGCTAAAGCTAATAAAAATGTTCTTGAAGTTTTCATAATAAAATAGTTTTTTTGTGAGGGCGCAAACTATGAATTACGCCGAGTTCAAACTATTTTACACTCGTAATGATATTAGGTTTTTTTAACTACAGCCTGTTGATATTTTTATCTGCTTTGTAGTTCATCTCAAAGTTGTT encodes:
- a CDS encoding lipopolysaccharide assembly protein LapB yields the protein MKLQFKLIAALVFGGLLFNACSTKKDAFVNRNWHALNTKYNVLYNGNIAFEEGREELNASYQDNYWEVLPIERITIREEIILDSENKNPKFEIAEEKATKAIQKHSMEIKYTERNPQTDEAFLLLGKTRYFEQRFLPALEAFNYILRKYPKSDKLNEASIWREKVNIRLENDELALKNLKRLFKFEVLEDQEYADAKAMMAQAYINLSKIDTAILNLKIASAYTKKNPEKGRYYYIIGQLYNQLGYKDSANYAFDKIIHLNRKSPREYMINAHLQKIRNTKLTPENNLEIYEYLTDLEEDRENRPYLDKIFRQVAEFHLENESDSLALVYFNKSLRATQNKPQLNALNYENLGEYNFDRNDYKIAGAYYDSTLVNLPENTKKFRAIKKKLDNLEDVILYEDVVQYADSVITIYSMPKEKQFAYFGAYIKNLKEKDSLAAKKEVERQTRGISAFAETKAGKQNKGKFYFYNITSLGYGKTDFRTRWGDRKLEDNWRWTDKARTNIAEDELIADNTANNPTGLTEDQKYSIDFYMDQIPTEVTIIDSLKTERNLANYQLGLIYKEKFKENLLAAGKLETVLKSNPEERLILPSKYNLYKIYEESGSPLTAQMKENIIANHSDSRYAEILLNPNAVLEGDVDSPDAKYAELYKKYTNQEYLQVITGTQENITKFTGDPIVPKLEMLKANAIGRIQGFDAFEEALNYVALNYPNNPEGKKAKEIIADQLPKLAPKDFLQPNPSKKAENWKLIFPFTMSATATVTELKEELEKAIKDLKYRNTVSIDMYDLENKFVVVHGFKSEEYALGFAELIKNNKDYRIADENFVILSSNYKIIQVHKNLTAYKAHTTTPKP